In Ascaphus truei isolate aAscTru1 chromosome 7, aAscTru1.hap1, whole genome shotgun sequence, one genomic interval encodes:
- the PCBP3 gene encoding poly(rC)-binding protein 3 isoform X5 encodes MESKVSDGGLNVTLTIRLLMHGKEVGSIIGKKGETVKKMREESGARINISEGNCPERIVTITGPTDAIFKAFAMIAYKFEEDIINSMSNSTATSKPPVTLRLVVPASQCGSLIGKGGSKIKEIRESTGAQVQVAGDMLPNSTERAVTISGTPDAIIQCVKQICVVMLESPPKGATIPYRPKPASAPVIFAGGQVRADQLGASTANLSLLLQHQPLPAYSIQGQYAIPHPDQLTKLHQLAMQQTPFTPLGQTTPAFPGMDASPQASTHELTIPNDLIGCIIGRQGTKINEIRQMSGAQIKIASAMEGSAERQISISGSPANISLAQYLINARLTSEVTGMGAL; translated from the exons ATGGAATCCAAAGTGTCAGACGGGGGTCTAAATGTCACTCTGACAATCCGCCTTCTGATGCATGGGAAG GAAGTCGGAAGCATCATTGGAAAG AAAGGAGAGACTGTGAAAAAGATGCGTGAAGAG AGCGGAGCCCGCATTAACATCTCGGAGGGAAACTGCCCAGAGCGAATAGTAACGATCACCGGCCCCACAGATGCCATATTCAAGGCTTTTGCCATGATTGCGTATAAGTTtgaggag GACATCATAAACTCGATGAGCAACAGCACCGCCACCAGCAAACCACCTGTCACATTGAGGCTCGTGGTGCCTGCTAGCCAGTGCGGCTCCTTGATTGGAAAAGGAGGCTCCAAGATAAAGGAGATCAGAGAG TCCACAGGGGCCCAGGTTCAGGTGGCTGGAGACATGCTGCCTAATTCAACCGAGCGGGCAGTGACCATCTCGGGTACTCCCGATGCCATCATCCAGTGCGTGAAGCAGATCTGTGTGGTGATGTTGGAG TCCCCACCGAAAGGTGCCACCATCCCTTACCGTCCAAAACCCGCCTCCGCCCCTGTCATTTTTGCAGGTGGCCAGGTAAGAGCGGATCAGCTGGGTGCCTCCACTGCCAACCTCAGCCTATTGCTGCAGCACCAGCCACTGCCC GCCTATTCTATCCAAGGACAATACGCCATTCCGCACCCTGAC CAGTTGACCAAGCTCCACCAGTTGGCTATGCAGCAAACCCCCTTTACTCCCCTCGGACAGACCACCCCTGCTTTCCCTG GTATGGATGCCAGTCCCCAGGCAAGTACTCATGAACTCACCATACCCAATGAT CTAATAGGCTGCATCATCGGGCGCCAAGGGACCAAAATCAATGAAATTCGACAGATGTCTGGAGCACAAATCAAAATCGCCAGCGCCATGGAGGGGTCAGCAGAGCGtcagatcagcatctcggggagcCCGGCTAACATTAGCCTTGCACAGTACCTCATAAACGCCAG GCTGACGTCTGAGGTTACTGGGATGGGTGCTCTCTAA
- the PCBP3 gene encoding poly(rC)-binding protein 3 isoform X10: protein MESKVSDGGLNVTLTIRLLMHGKEVGSIIGKKGETVKKMREESGARINISEGNCPERIVTITGPTDAIFKAFAMIAYKFEEDIINSMSNSTATSKPPVTLRLVVPASQCGSLIGKGGSKIKEIRESTGAQVQVAGDMLPNSTERAVTISGTPDAIIQCVKQICVVMLESPPKGATIPYRPKPASAPVIFAGGQVRADQLGASTANLSLLLQHQPLPAYSIQGQYAIPHPDLTKLHQLAMQQTPFTPLGQTTPAFPGMDASPQASTHELTIPNDLIGCIIGRQGTKINEIRQMSGAQIKIASAMEGSAERQISISGSPANISLAQYLINAR, encoded by the exons ATGGAATCCAAAGTGTCAGACGGGGGTCTAAATGTCACTCTGACAATCCGCCTTCTGATGCATGGGAAG GAAGTCGGAAGCATCATTGGAAAG AAAGGAGAGACTGTGAAAAAGATGCGTGAAGAG AGCGGAGCCCGCATTAACATCTCGGAGGGAAACTGCCCAGAGCGAATAGTAACGATCACCGGCCCCACAGATGCCATATTCAAGGCTTTTGCCATGATTGCGTATAAGTTtgaggag GACATCATAAACTCGATGAGCAACAGCACCGCCACCAGCAAACCACCTGTCACATTGAGGCTCGTGGTGCCTGCTAGCCAGTGCGGCTCCTTGATTGGAAAAGGAGGCTCCAAGATAAAGGAGATCAGAGAG TCCACAGGGGCCCAGGTTCAGGTGGCTGGAGACATGCTGCCTAATTCAACCGAGCGGGCAGTGACCATCTCGGGTACTCCCGATGCCATCATCCAGTGCGTGAAGCAGATCTGTGTGGTGATGTTGGAG TCCCCACCGAAAGGTGCCACCATCCCTTACCGTCCAAAACCCGCCTCCGCCCCTGTCATTTTTGCAGGTGGCCAGGTAAGAGCGGATCAGCTGGGTGCCTCCACTGCCAACCTCAGCCTATTGCTGCAGCACCAGCCACTGCCC GCCTATTCTATCCAAGGACAATACGCCATTCCGCACCCTGAC TTGACCAAGCTCCACCAGTTGGCTATGCAGCAAACCCCCTTTACTCCCCTCGGACAGACCACCCCTGCTTTCCCTG GTATGGATGCCAGTCCCCAGGCAAGTACTCATGAACTCACCATACCCAATGAT CTAATAGGCTGCATCATCGGGCGCCAAGGGACCAAAATCAATGAAATTCGACAGATGTCTGGAGCACAAATCAAAATCGCCAGCGCCATGGAGGGGTCAGCAGAGCGtcagatcagcatctcggggagcCCGGCTAACATTAGCCTTGCACAGTACCTCATAAACGCCAGGTAA
- the PCBP3 gene encoding poly(rC)-binding protein 3 isoform X12 → MESKVSDGGLNVTLTIRLLMHGKEVGSIIGKKGETVKKMREESGARINISEGNCPERIVTITGPTDAIFKAFAMIAYKFEEDIINSMSNSTATSKPPVTLRLVVPASQCGSLIGKGGSKIKEIRESTGAQVQVAGDMLPNSTERAVTISGTPDAIIQCVKQICVVMLESPPKGATIPYRPKPASAPVIFAGGQVRADQLGASTANLSLLLQHQPLPAYSIQGQYAIPHPDQLTKLHQLAMQQTPFTPLGQTTPAFPGMDASPQASTHELTIPNDAASSGAKGPKSMKFDRCLEHKSKSPAPWRGQQSVRSASRGARLTLALHSTS, encoded by the exons ATGGAATCCAAAGTGTCAGACGGGGGTCTAAATGTCACTCTGACAATCCGCCTTCTGATGCATGGGAAG GAAGTCGGAAGCATCATTGGAAAG AAAGGAGAGACTGTGAAAAAGATGCGTGAAGAG AGCGGAGCCCGCATTAACATCTCGGAGGGAAACTGCCCAGAGCGAATAGTAACGATCACCGGCCCCACAGATGCCATATTCAAGGCTTTTGCCATGATTGCGTATAAGTTtgaggag GACATCATAAACTCGATGAGCAACAGCACCGCCACCAGCAAACCACCTGTCACATTGAGGCTCGTGGTGCCTGCTAGCCAGTGCGGCTCCTTGATTGGAAAAGGAGGCTCCAAGATAAAGGAGATCAGAGAG TCCACAGGGGCCCAGGTTCAGGTGGCTGGAGACATGCTGCCTAATTCAACCGAGCGGGCAGTGACCATCTCGGGTACTCCCGATGCCATCATCCAGTGCGTGAAGCAGATCTGTGTGGTGATGTTGGAG TCCCCACCGAAAGGTGCCACCATCCCTTACCGTCCAAAACCCGCCTCCGCCCCTGTCATTTTTGCAGGTGGCCAGGTAAGAGCGGATCAGCTGGGTGCCTCCACTGCCAACCTCAGCCTATTGCTGCAGCACCAGCCACTGCCC GCCTATTCTATCCAAGGACAATACGCCATTCCGCACCCTGAC CAGTTGACCAAGCTCCACCAGTTGGCTATGCAGCAAACCCCCTTTACTCCCCTCGGACAGACCACCCCTGCTTTCCCTG GTATGGATGCCAGTCCCCAGGCAAGTACTCATGAACTCACCATACCCAATGAT GCTGCATCATCGGGCGCCAAGGGACCAAAATCAATGAAATTCGACAGATGTCTGGAGCACAAATCAAAATCGCCAGCGCCATGGAGGGGTCAGCAGAGCGtcagatcagcatctcggggagcCCGGCTAACATTAGCCTTGCACAGTACCTCATAA
- the PCBP3 gene encoding poly(rC)-binding protein 3 isoform X8 → MESKVSDGGLNVTLTIRLLMHGKEVGSIIGKKGETVKKMREESGARINISEGNCPERIVTITGPTDAIFKAFAMIAYKFEEDIINSMSNSTATSKPPVTLRLVVPASQCGSLIGKGGSKIKEIRESTGAQVQVAGDMLPNSTERAVTISGTPDAIIQCVKQICVVMLESPPKGATIPYRPKPASAPVIFAGGQAYSIQGQYAIPHPDLTKLHQLAMQQTPFTPLGQTTPAFPGEKLPLHSSEEAQNLMGESAGMDASPQASTHELTIPNDLIGCIIGRQGTKINEIRQMSGAQIKIASAMEGSAERQISISGSPANISLAQYLINARLTSEVTGMGAL, encoded by the exons ATGGAATCCAAAGTGTCAGACGGGGGTCTAAATGTCACTCTGACAATCCGCCTTCTGATGCATGGGAAG GAAGTCGGAAGCATCATTGGAAAG AAAGGAGAGACTGTGAAAAAGATGCGTGAAGAG AGCGGAGCCCGCATTAACATCTCGGAGGGAAACTGCCCAGAGCGAATAGTAACGATCACCGGCCCCACAGATGCCATATTCAAGGCTTTTGCCATGATTGCGTATAAGTTtgaggag GACATCATAAACTCGATGAGCAACAGCACCGCCACCAGCAAACCACCTGTCACATTGAGGCTCGTGGTGCCTGCTAGCCAGTGCGGCTCCTTGATTGGAAAAGGAGGCTCCAAGATAAAGGAGATCAGAGAG TCCACAGGGGCCCAGGTTCAGGTGGCTGGAGACATGCTGCCTAATTCAACCGAGCGGGCAGTGACCATCTCGGGTACTCCCGATGCCATCATCCAGTGCGTGAAGCAGATCTGTGTGGTGATGTTGGAG TCCCCACCGAAAGGTGCCACCATCCCTTACCGTCCAAAACCCGCCTCCGCCCCTGTCATTTTTGCAGGTGGCCAG GCCTATTCTATCCAAGGACAATACGCCATTCCGCACCCTGAC TTGACCAAGCTCCACCAGTTGGCTATGCAGCAAACCCCCTTTACTCCCCTCGGACAGACCACCCCTGCTTTCCCTG GAGAAAAGCTGCCCTTGCATTCCTCTGAAGAAGCTCAAAACTTGATGGGCGAGTCGGCAG GTATGGATGCCAGTCCCCAGGCAAGTACTCATGAACTCACCATACCCAATGAT CTAATAGGCTGCATCATCGGGCGCCAAGGGACCAAAATCAATGAAATTCGACAGATGTCTGGAGCACAAATCAAAATCGCCAGCGCCATGGAGGGGTCAGCAGAGCGtcagatcagcatctcggggagcCCGGCTAACATTAGCCTTGCACAGTACCTCATAAACGCCAG GCTGACGTCTGAGGTTACTGGGATGGGTGCTCTCTAA
- the PCBP3 gene encoding poly(rC)-binding protein 3 isoform X4: MESKVSDGGLNVTLTIRLLMHGKEVGSIIGKKGETVKKMREESGARINISEGNCPERIVTITGPTDAIFKAFAMIAYKFEEDIINSMSNSTATSKPPVTLRLVVPASQCGSLIGKGGSKIKEIRESTGAQVQVAGDMLPNSTERAVTISGTPDAIIQCVKQICVVMLESPPKGATIPYRPKPASAPVIFAGGQVRADQLGASTANLSLLLQHQPLPAYSIQGQYAIPHPDQLTKLHQLAMQQTPFTPLGQTTPAFPGEKLPLHSSEEAQNLMGESAGMDASPQASTHELTIPNDAASSGAKGPKSMKFDRCLEHKSKSPAPWRGQQSVRSASRGARLTLALHSTS; encoded by the exons ATGGAATCCAAAGTGTCAGACGGGGGTCTAAATGTCACTCTGACAATCCGCCTTCTGATGCATGGGAAG GAAGTCGGAAGCATCATTGGAAAG AAAGGAGAGACTGTGAAAAAGATGCGTGAAGAG AGCGGAGCCCGCATTAACATCTCGGAGGGAAACTGCCCAGAGCGAATAGTAACGATCACCGGCCCCACAGATGCCATATTCAAGGCTTTTGCCATGATTGCGTATAAGTTtgaggag GACATCATAAACTCGATGAGCAACAGCACCGCCACCAGCAAACCACCTGTCACATTGAGGCTCGTGGTGCCTGCTAGCCAGTGCGGCTCCTTGATTGGAAAAGGAGGCTCCAAGATAAAGGAGATCAGAGAG TCCACAGGGGCCCAGGTTCAGGTGGCTGGAGACATGCTGCCTAATTCAACCGAGCGGGCAGTGACCATCTCGGGTACTCCCGATGCCATCATCCAGTGCGTGAAGCAGATCTGTGTGGTGATGTTGGAG TCCCCACCGAAAGGTGCCACCATCCCTTACCGTCCAAAACCCGCCTCCGCCCCTGTCATTTTTGCAGGTGGCCAGGTAAGAGCGGATCAGCTGGGTGCCTCCACTGCCAACCTCAGCCTATTGCTGCAGCACCAGCCACTGCCC GCCTATTCTATCCAAGGACAATACGCCATTCCGCACCCTGAC CAGTTGACCAAGCTCCACCAGTTGGCTATGCAGCAAACCCCCTTTACTCCCCTCGGACAGACCACCCCTGCTTTCCCTG GAGAAAAGCTGCCCTTGCATTCCTCTGAAGAAGCTCAAAACTTGATGGGCGAGTCGGCAG GTATGGATGCCAGTCCCCAGGCAAGTACTCATGAACTCACCATACCCAATGAT GCTGCATCATCGGGCGCCAAGGGACCAAAATCAATGAAATTCGACAGATGTCTGGAGCACAAATCAAAATCGCCAGCGCCATGGAGGGGTCAGCAGAGCGtcagatcagcatctcggggagcCCGGCTAACATTAGCCTTGCACAGTACCTCATAA
- the PCBP3 gene encoding poly(rC)-binding protein 3 isoform X11, producing MESKVSDGGLNVTLTIRLLMHGKEVGSIIGKKGETVKKMREESGARINISEGNCPERIVTITGPTDAIFKAFAMIAYKFEEDIINSMSNSTATSKPPVTLRLVVPASQCGSLIGKGGSKIKEIRESTGAQVQVAGDMLPNSTERAVTISGTPDAIIQCVKQICVVMLESPPKGATIPYRPKPASAPVIFAGGQVRADQLGASTANLSLLLQHQPLPAYSIQGQYAIPHPDLTKLHQLAMQQTPFTPLGQTTPAFPGMDASPQLIGCIIGRQGTKINEIRQMSGAQIKIASAMEGSAERQISISGSPANISLAQYLINARLTSEVTGMGAL from the exons ATGGAATCCAAAGTGTCAGACGGGGGTCTAAATGTCACTCTGACAATCCGCCTTCTGATGCATGGGAAG GAAGTCGGAAGCATCATTGGAAAG AAAGGAGAGACTGTGAAAAAGATGCGTGAAGAG AGCGGAGCCCGCATTAACATCTCGGAGGGAAACTGCCCAGAGCGAATAGTAACGATCACCGGCCCCACAGATGCCATATTCAAGGCTTTTGCCATGATTGCGTATAAGTTtgaggag GACATCATAAACTCGATGAGCAACAGCACCGCCACCAGCAAACCACCTGTCACATTGAGGCTCGTGGTGCCTGCTAGCCAGTGCGGCTCCTTGATTGGAAAAGGAGGCTCCAAGATAAAGGAGATCAGAGAG TCCACAGGGGCCCAGGTTCAGGTGGCTGGAGACATGCTGCCTAATTCAACCGAGCGGGCAGTGACCATCTCGGGTACTCCCGATGCCATCATCCAGTGCGTGAAGCAGATCTGTGTGGTGATGTTGGAG TCCCCACCGAAAGGTGCCACCATCCCTTACCGTCCAAAACCCGCCTCCGCCCCTGTCATTTTTGCAGGTGGCCAGGTAAGAGCGGATCAGCTGGGTGCCTCCACTGCCAACCTCAGCCTATTGCTGCAGCACCAGCCACTGCCC GCCTATTCTATCCAAGGACAATACGCCATTCCGCACCCTGAC TTGACCAAGCTCCACCAGTTGGCTATGCAGCAAACCCCCTTTACTCCCCTCGGACAGACCACCCCTGCTTTCCCTG GTATGGATGCCAGTCCCCAG CTAATAGGCTGCATCATCGGGCGCCAAGGGACCAAAATCAATGAAATTCGACAGATGTCTGGAGCACAAATCAAAATCGCCAGCGCCATGGAGGGGTCAGCAGAGCGtcagatcagcatctcggggagcCCGGCTAACATTAGCCTTGCACAGTACCTCATAAACGCCAG GCTGACGTCTGAGGTTACTGGGATGGGTGCTCTCTAA
- the PCBP3 gene encoding poly(rC)-binding protein 3 isoform X14, translated as MESKVSDGGLNVTLTIRLLMHGKEVGSIIGKKGETVKKMREESGARINISEGNCPERIVTITGPTDAIFKAFAMIAYKFEEDIINSMSNSTATSKPPVTLRLVVPASQCGSLIGKGGSKIKEIRESTGAQVQVAGDMLPNSTERAVTISGTPDAIIQCVKQICVVMLESPPKGATIPYRPKPASAPVIFAGGQAYSIQGQYAIPHPDLTKLHQLAMQQTPFTPLGQTTPAFPGMDASPQASTHELTIPNDLIGCIIGRQGTKINEIRQMSGAQIKIASAMEGSAERQISISGSPANISLAQYLINARLTSEVTGMGAL; from the exons ATGGAATCCAAAGTGTCAGACGGGGGTCTAAATGTCACTCTGACAATCCGCCTTCTGATGCATGGGAAG GAAGTCGGAAGCATCATTGGAAAG AAAGGAGAGACTGTGAAAAAGATGCGTGAAGAG AGCGGAGCCCGCATTAACATCTCGGAGGGAAACTGCCCAGAGCGAATAGTAACGATCACCGGCCCCACAGATGCCATATTCAAGGCTTTTGCCATGATTGCGTATAAGTTtgaggag GACATCATAAACTCGATGAGCAACAGCACCGCCACCAGCAAACCACCTGTCACATTGAGGCTCGTGGTGCCTGCTAGCCAGTGCGGCTCCTTGATTGGAAAAGGAGGCTCCAAGATAAAGGAGATCAGAGAG TCCACAGGGGCCCAGGTTCAGGTGGCTGGAGACATGCTGCCTAATTCAACCGAGCGGGCAGTGACCATCTCGGGTACTCCCGATGCCATCATCCAGTGCGTGAAGCAGATCTGTGTGGTGATGTTGGAG TCCCCACCGAAAGGTGCCACCATCCCTTACCGTCCAAAACCCGCCTCCGCCCCTGTCATTTTTGCAGGTGGCCAG GCCTATTCTATCCAAGGACAATACGCCATTCCGCACCCTGAC TTGACCAAGCTCCACCAGTTGGCTATGCAGCAAACCCCCTTTACTCCCCTCGGACAGACCACCCCTGCTTTCCCTG GTATGGATGCCAGTCCCCAGGCAAGTACTCATGAACTCACCATACCCAATGAT CTAATAGGCTGCATCATCGGGCGCCAAGGGACCAAAATCAATGAAATTCGACAGATGTCTGGAGCACAAATCAAAATCGCCAGCGCCATGGAGGGGTCAGCAGAGCGtcagatcagcatctcggggagcCCGGCTAACATTAGCCTTGCACAGTACCTCATAAACGCCAG GCTGACGTCTGAGGTTACTGGGATGGGTGCTCTCTAA
- the PCBP3 gene encoding poly(rC)-binding protein 3 isoform X15: MESKVSDGGLNVTLTIRLLMHGKEVGSIIGKKGETVKKMREESGARINISEGNCPERIVTITGPTDAIFKAFAMIAYKFEEDIINSMSNSTATSKPPVTLRLVVPASQCGSLIGKGGSKIKEIRESTGAQVQVAGDMLPNSTERAVTISGTPDAIIQCVKQICVVMLEAYSIQGQYAIPHPDQLTKLHQLAMQQTPFTPLGQTTPAFPGEKLPLHSSEEAQNLMGESAGMDASPQASTHELTIPNDLIGCIIGRQGTKINEIRQMSGAQIKIASAMEGSAERQISISGSPANISLAQYLINARLTSEVTGMGAL, from the exons ATGGAATCCAAAGTGTCAGACGGGGGTCTAAATGTCACTCTGACAATCCGCCTTCTGATGCATGGGAAG GAAGTCGGAAGCATCATTGGAAAG AAAGGAGAGACTGTGAAAAAGATGCGTGAAGAG AGCGGAGCCCGCATTAACATCTCGGAGGGAAACTGCCCAGAGCGAATAGTAACGATCACCGGCCCCACAGATGCCATATTCAAGGCTTTTGCCATGATTGCGTATAAGTTtgaggag GACATCATAAACTCGATGAGCAACAGCACCGCCACCAGCAAACCACCTGTCACATTGAGGCTCGTGGTGCCTGCTAGCCAGTGCGGCTCCTTGATTGGAAAAGGAGGCTCCAAGATAAAGGAGATCAGAGAG TCCACAGGGGCCCAGGTTCAGGTGGCTGGAGACATGCTGCCTAATTCAACCGAGCGGGCAGTGACCATCTCGGGTACTCCCGATGCCATCATCCAGTGCGTGAAGCAGATCTGTGTGGTGATGTTGGAG GCCTATTCTATCCAAGGACAATACGCCATTCCGCACCCTGAC CAGTTGACCAAGCTCCACCAGTTGGCTATGCAGCAAACCCCCTTTACTCCCCTCGGACAGACCACCCCTGCTTTCCCTG GAGAAAAGCTGCCCTTGCATTCCTCTGAAGAAGCTCAAAACTTGATGGGCGAGTCGGCAG GTATGGATGCCAGTCCCCAGGCAAGTACTCATGAACTCACCATACCCAATGAT CTAATAGGCTGCATCATCGGGCGCCAAGGGACCAAAATCAATGAAATTCGACAGATGTCTGGAGCACAAATCAAAATCGCCAGCGCCATGGAGGGGTCAGCAGAGCGtcagatcagcatctcggggagcCCGGCTAACATTAGCCTTGCACAGTACCTCATAAACGCCAG GCTGACGTCTGAGGTTACTGGGATGGGTGCTCTCTAA